In one window of Porites lutea chromosome 8, jaPorLute2.1, whole genome shotgun sequence DNA:
- the LOC140945373 gene encoding uncharacterized protein → MEQAAFNLTKWSSNSPEVMQAIPEKDRASDSLIRLESELPGMHPVTKALGLKWNTRTDSLVFMIELDSLKLKSETLYTKRELASVAAKIFDPIGLISPFTVRSKLLLQSLWTQGVGWDDELPEETSRKWVQWVQELSELEQLHIPRSYIDWSLSQRAKVELHAFGDASEVAYATTIYIRVVPKEGKASTSLVMSKTRVAPVRKISLPRLELMAAVITARLCIYVKDAIDCPISRIVCWTDNSSTLHWIRGSAWKPFVANRVMEIQSLLDPSVWRYCPGSHNPADLPSRGLSVRQLRESQLWWKGPSWLQELEKDWPEDLRSKSPNEAVQWRGRVKLLAAVLSKLEKRLLTTPGSAKIREAEEWLIAHVQKTSFDEVASLAKHGGPLKDRKLANLNPFLCPSSGLLRVGGGRIHKSSLPEEEKHPIILPSNHPVVKLQIEDVHCLELHAGVECTLSVLRQKFWLIKGRSTVRQTVKNCLVCRPYHTKPFMQKMAPLPEDRIKPTPPFTNVGLDFAGPLFLKDSGEKAYICLFTCAVTRAIHLELVSNMTAERFLLALRRMGARRGMCSIIWSDNAKTFKSANKHLQQCWRVLEADKTQVALSERKIQWKHIVERSPWWGGFYERLVKSVKTPLKKIFAEAMLDAEQLTTLVQTLGTTA, encoded by the exons ATGGAGCAAGCAGCTTTCAATTTGACAAAATGGTCCAGCAATTCGCCTGAGGTTATGCAAGCCATTCCTGAGAAAGATAGAGCATCAGATAGTTTGATCAGATTAGAGAGTGAACTACCGGGAATGCATCCAGTTACGAAAGCTTTAGGTCTAAAGTGGAATACGAGAACAGACAGCCTTGTCTTTATGATTGAATTGGACTCTCTGAAATTGAAATCAGAGACATTGTACACTAAGAGAGAACTAGCTTCTGTAGCAGCAAAGATCTTCGATCCGATTGGTCTCATCTCGCCTTTTACAGTAAGGTCAAAACTTTTGCTTCAGAGTCTGTGGACCCAGGGTGTTGGTTGGGATGATGAGTTACCTGAAGAAACCTCTAGGAAGTGGGTTCAGTGGGTTCAAGAGCTTTCAGAGCTTGAACAGCTTCACATTCCAAGAAGTTACATTGATTGGTCTTTAAGCCAGCGTGCAAAGGTGGAGTTACACGCATTTGGCGATGCATCAGAAGTTGCGTATGCCACCACCATCTACATCAGAGTTGTTCCTAAAGAAGGGAAGGCGTCTACAAGCCTTGTGATGTCTAAGACAAGAGTTGCTCCTGTGCGAAAAATTAGTCTCCCTCGCTTGGAGCTAATGGCTGCAGTGATAACTGCTCGACTGTGTATCTATGTTAAAGATGCAATTGACTGTCCTATTAGCCGCATTGTTTGTTGGACGGACAATTCTTCCACCTTGCACTGGATCAGAGGATCAGCCTGGAAACCATTTGTTGCTAACCGTGTCATGGAGATTCAGTCGCTGTTGGATCCTAGTGTTTGGAGATATTGCCCAGGGTCGCATAATCCAGCAGATCTACCTAGCCGAGGCTTATCTGTTAGGCAGCTTAGAGAGAGTCAGTTGTGGTGGAAGGGGCCCTCTTGGTTGCAAGAGTTAGAAAAGGATTGGCCAGAGGATTTAAGATCCAAGTCTCCAAATGAAGCAGTACAATGGAGAGGAAGAGTAAAGCTATTGGCAGCTGTGTTGTCCAAACTAGAGAAACGTTTATTGACTACGCCAGGTTCAGCAA AGATACGAGAGGCAGAAGAATGGCTGATAGCCCATGTACAGAAAACAAGTTTTGACGAAGTAGCTTCGTTGGCTAAACATGGTGGTCCCTTGAAGGACAGGAAGCTTGCAAATTTAAATCCATTTCTGTGCCCTTCTAGTGGCTTACTTCGCGTTGGAGGCGGAAGAATTCATAAGTCTTCATTACCGGAAGAGGAGAAGCATCCCATTATCTTGCCTTCCAACCATCCTGTTGTGAAGCTCCAGATTGAAGATGTTCACTGCCTTGAACTCCATGCTGGCGTTGAGTGTACTTTATCAGTCCTACGACAGAAATTTTGGTTGATCAAAGGGAGATCAACAGTCCGTCAGACAGTAAAGAACTGCCTAGTTTGTCGCCCTTACCACACAAAGCCATTTATGCAGAAGATGGCACCACTTCCTGAAGACAGGATCAAACCTACACCGCCATTCACTAATGTTGGTTTGGACTTCGCTggtccattgtttttaaaagacagtgGCGAAAAGGCTTACATCTGTCTATTTACCTGTGCAGTTACCCGTGCAATACACTTAGAGTTAGTGAGCAACATGACTGCGGAGCGGTTTCTCCTTGCCTTAAGACGAATGGGTGCAAGAAGAGGAATGTGCAGTATTATTTGGTCAGATAATGCCAAAACATTCAAGAGTGCTAATAAACATTTGCAGCAATGCTGGAGAGTACTTGAAGCTGACAAAACTCAAGTAGCATTGTCTGAACGGAAGATTCAGTGGAAGCATATCGTGGAGAGATCCCCATGGTGGGGTGGGTTTTATGAACGTCTTGTGAAGAGTGTCAAGACACCTCTGAAGAAAATCTTTGCCGAAGCAATGTTGGATGCTGAACAGCTGACCACCTTAGTGCAGACCCTGGGGACTACAGCATGA
- the LOC140945374 gene encoding uncharacterized protein: MVAKKVVRCFFHPGSQTSFFQQSVVEELGLDGETVRITVSGFGRKSARDTLRKRISFTLAPVSDPGKPQGVEALTAPVICRPADAVDVYPTKWPHLQDIKFPEKFPRNEQEIDVLIGLDFYYSFVSRDVVRGGPNEPVALRTSLGWVFCGPAGGRGQNCTMYMSVQVCANQELNDTLQKFWNLESIGITPVEMSVSTSQSESTVLKKFKETLAYKNGRYEVSLLWKDVQVVLKDNYKQARSRLYNLERNLLQDSSKAKSYQEAINRYVEDRVAEEVPYEQYAPADGRPVFYLPHHAVIREDK; this comes from the coding sequence ATGGTTGCAAAAAAGGTTGTCAGATGTTTCTTTCATCCCGGTTCCCAAACGTCCTTTTTCCAACAGAGTGTGGTTGAAGAGCTTGGTCTTGATGGGGAGACCGTTAGAATCACAGTCTCGGGTTTTGGAAGAAAATCTGCTAGGGACACTTTGCGAAAGAGAATTTCCTTTACGCTAGCACCGGTCAGCGATCCTGGAAAGCCGCAAGGTGTTGAGGCACTAACTGCTCCAGTTATATGCCGTCCAGCTGATGCTGTGGATGTTTATCCTACCAAGTGGCCTCATCTTCAAGATATAAAGTTTCCAGAGAAATTTCCCCGAAACGAACAAGAGATTGATGTTCTCATTGGCTTGGATTTCTATTATTCCTTTGTATCCAGAGATGTTGTGAGAGGTGGTCCTAATGAACCAGTGGCACTTCGTACATCCTTAGGTTGGGTCTTCTGTGGACCAGCGGGCGGTCGTGGCCAAAATTGCACTATGTATATGAGTGTTCAAGTTTGTGCTAACCAAGAACTAAATGATACACTTCAGAAGTTCTGGAACTTGGAGTCCATTGGTATTACACCTGTTGAAATGTCAGTTTCCACCAGCCAAAGTGAAAGTACAGTCTTAAAGAAGTTTAAAGAGACATTAGCATACAAGAATGGTCGGTATGAAGTCTCATTGCTATGGAAAGATGTGCAAGTTGTACTGAAAGATAATTACAAGCAAGCAAGAAGTAGGCTGTATAATCTGGAGAGGAATCTGCTCCAAGATTCATCCAAAGCCAAGTCCTACCAAGAGGCCATTAATAGGTATGTGGAGGACCGAGTAGCAGAAGAGGTACCCTATGAGCAGTATGCACCAGCAGATGGGCGTCCTGTGTTTTACCTTCCACATCATGCTGTTATCCGAGAAGATAAGTAA
- the LOC140945375 gene encoding uncharacterized protein, translating to MVNDLEAIKKKRRFLRKSVTDTLKSIDEALSKPDNHARIQVLKDNIANKWNDLQEVQASMCTLLEEKEIDEECESHNEYELRVIEYMAKMMHYLESKHVGKESAGSNSTAAQARLSLGPKVQVKLPKIDLPTFDGNVLSWQSYYQSIKVSVVDNPSLADVQKLEYLMRSVKGSAAEAVKGFAVIQENYQPVLESLKERFGHPQLILDAHIRSLIHLPQLNSEDALCMLKFFDQVAGHVRSVESMGEKFRSETLAPVLVPLIVDKLPKKVVEKWELEIGDHKEDYVKVKTLFAFLEQLIRAKESSQPPSLQSKSPAQENSWNHGAHSKFNPSRKYSTSALCTTTQGRVCIICGKNHWVWSCISFLSLPVKERFRKAVSKGLCFRCFESGHRAEVCQKPLCKYCRGKHHSLLHLELVKSQPRKSEFKVL from the coding sequence atggtgaatgacCTGGAGGCTATTAAGAAGAAAAGACGTTTTCTTAGAAAGTCCGTGACGGACACCTTGAAGTCTATCGACGAAGCTCTGTCAAAACCCGATAACCATGCTAGAATTCAGGTTTTGAAAGATAACATTGCAAATAAATGGAACGATCTTCAAGAAGTTCAGGCCTCAATGTGTACTCTATTGGAAGAGAAAGAGATTGATGAAGAATGTGAGAGTCATAACGAGTACGAATTGCGTGTCATTGAATACATGGCGAAAATGATGCATTATCTAGAAAGTAAACATGTCGGTAAGGAAAGCGCGGGAAGTAATTCAACTGCAGCCCAGGCGCGGCTATCGTTAGGCCCCAAGGTACAAGTGAAGCTTCCAAAGATTGATCTGCCAACATTTGATGGGAATGTTTTAAGCTGGCAGTCTTATTATCAGTCAATTAAAGTCTCAGTGGTGGATAATCCATCTTTAGCTGATGTTCAGAAATTAGAATACCTAATGAGATCAGTGAAAGGTTCAGCTGCCGAAGCGGTTAAAGGGTTTGCAGTCATACAAGAGAATTATCAGCCAGTATTAGAGTCTCTGAAGGAACGATTTGGCCATCCGCAGTTGATTCTTGATGCACACATAAGGTCCCTAATTCATTTGCCACAGTTGAATTCTGAAGATGCATTGTGCATGcttaaattttttgatcaaGTAGCTGGTCATGTTCGTTCTGTTGAATCAATGGGAGAGAAGTTCCGTTCCGAGACCTTAGCGCCTGTTCTCGTGCCTTTAATTGTTGACAAATTACCGAAAAAGGTTGTGGAGAAGTGGGAATTAGAAATTGGTGACCATAAAGAGGACTATGTGAAAgtgaaaacattgtttgccTTCTTAGAACAGTTAATAAGAGCTAAGGAGTCCTCCCAGCCTCCCTCTCTTCAATCGAAGTCCCCTGCACAGGAAAACAGTTGGAATCATGGAGCCCATTCCAAGTTTAACCCTTCACGAAAGTACTCTACCTCTGCCTTGTGCACGACAACTCAAGGGCGTGTGTGCATCATTTGTGGTAAAAACCATTGGGTGTGGTCGTGCATCAGTTTCCTGTCATTGCCAGTCAAAGAAAGATTTAGAAAAGCGGTATCCAAAGGATTGTGTTTTCGGTGCTTTGAATCGGGTCACAGAgctgaagtttgtcaaaaaccACTCTGTAAATACTGCCGTGGTAAACATCACAGTCTCCTGCACTTGGAACTAGTCAAGTCTCAGCCAAGAAAAAGCGAATTCAAAGTCCTCTGA